From the genome of Onthophagus taurus isolate NC chromosome 5, IU_Otau_3.0, whole genome shotgun sequence, one region includes:
- the LOC111426172 gene encoding protein KATNIP homolog gives MMNNPQDDGGGYNSLDLPRHGKIPKWLRDITRSVTQLENQVPIDNEYSFGPVKILEPNSVPDYLPNELPLKGTSQPVKYGRRASIISGFQATLTPKNVKMSNENYLIPSLDHLNYAFDFDQQNALEKSWKSLNAFQKSHKGRLDSASNIKSLPNFSLAPTISKISTTSSEEFTSDYEMSEKPRNRAKSELSNHLPSYVYNNHFKKNQIYNPKSKSSEDFKQIDFKHGVVNDYRLKVAQEEEFRRIIIHELLTDNERIIQQTRRLSEPKPTSLNLNDFKTNKEVKSDIKRVKKEEFIIPTLPKGKMLVFNILSTWGDKYYVGLNGIDIYGDDGRIINVKKILANPSDVNILPEYNNDPRIVTNLLDGVNKTQDDVHLWLTPFFYGHNHTILMEFEDVATVAMIRIWNYNKSRIHSFRGAKDVEIKLDDTLIFIGEIRKACGGILGGIEAFGDLILFTTDEKILDKIAENDVFYPTLTSNSYHLDKINHLERPSTSAFKQEQSLIGLKSSDQEILFGASELKIILIENWGHNNLIGLTGLEIVQGGENILKLNPDCLQCNVKSTNLNVLINEKNLTTNDNEMWLADFNKNATCFEDFVTISIKFNQFTYLSSLKLYNYNRSLDKTCIGVSKMKIYLDGKALNNEIWVRRAPGNVFYDFMQEINFNEVENIENFQPCDIPTGFVIQFNIFSTWGDQYYCGLNGLEIFNEFGQKIRLEESNICAYPESINVLSDVDNDTRTPDKLIDGINTDNIGAHSWLAPILPKCLNRVYIVFDKPMKISLIKLWNYSKTPKRGVKEFAVLIDDLLVYNGILDEYSALQTKNYRSIVFTSCEDVLNTEKLTLLKESGSGQTLLLNQELRNTSGGSLSEADPALRPSTSVAPLKRAISKSQ, from the exons ATGATGAATAACCCCCAAGATGATGGTGGAGGATATAATTCTTTGGACTTACCGCGCCATGGAAAAATACCAAAGTGGCTTCGAGATATTACAAG AAGTGTAACACAATTGGAAAATCAAGTTCCTATCGATAACGAATATAGTTTCGGTCCAGTTAAAATTTTAGAACCAAATTCAGTTCCGGATTACTTACCCAACGAATTACCGCTAAAAGGAACATCTCAACCGGTAAAATACGGTCGAAGAGCGTCGATAATATCAGGATTTCAAGCAACGTTAACCccgaaaaacgtaaaaatgtcAAACGAAAACTATTTAATACCAAGTTTGGATCATTTAAATTACGCCTTCGATTTTGACCAACAAAATGCGTTAGAAAAAAGTTGGAAAAGCTTAAACGCGTTTCAAAAATCGCATAAAGGTCGTTTAGATAGTGCcagtaatattaaaagtttacCAAACTTTTCACTCG cTCCAACCATATCTAAAATTTCAACTACATCATCGGAAGAATTTACTTCAGATTATGAAATGTCAGAAAAACCAAGAAATCGTGCTAAAAGCGAATTATCAAATCATCTTCCTTCTTACGTTTAcaacaatcattttaaaaagaaccaAATTTATAACCCCAAATCGAAATCGAGCGaagattttaaacaaatcgattttaaacaCGGTGTTGTTAACGATTATCGATTAAAAGTTGCTCAAGAAGAGGAATTTCGAAGAATAATCATTCATGAGTTATTAACGGATAATGAAAGGATTATTCAACAAACTCGGAGATTGTCTGAGCCAAAACCGactagtttaaatttaaacgattttaagaCAAATAAGGAAGTTAAATCGGATATAAAACGAGTTAAAAAGGAAGAATTTATTATTCCTACTTTGCCGAAAGgcaaaatgttagtttttaatattttaagtaCTTGGGGTGATAAATATTACGTCGGTTTGAATGGGATCGATATTTACGGTGATGATGGGAgaataattaatgttaaaaaa ATTTTAGCGAATCCTTCCGATGTTAACATCCTTCCGGAATACAACAACGACCCTCGGATAGTAACTAATTTATTAGACGGTGTTAATAAAACTCAAGATGACGTTCATTTATGGTTAACACCATTCTTTTATGGACATAATCATACGATTTTAATGGAATTTGAAGATGTTGCAACGGTTGCGATGATTAGAATTTGg aattataataaatccCGAATACATTCGTTTCGAGGCGCAAAAGATGtcgaaataaaattagatgatacattaatttttattgggGAGATCAGAAAAGCTTGCGGAGGTATTTTAGGAGGTATCGAAGCATTTGGCgat ctcATTTTATTTACAACCGACGAAAAAATTTTGGATAAAATCGCTGAAAACGACGTGTTTTATCCAACATTAACATCCAATTCGTATCATCTTGATAAGATTAACCACTTAGAAAGACCATCGACTTCTGCTTTTAAACAAGAACAATCGTTAATCGGTTTAAAATCGTCTgatcaagaaattttatttggaGCTTcggaattaaaaataatcttaatagaAAATTGGGGCCATAACAACTTAATTGGTTTAACGGGATTAGAAATTGTACAAGGAGGTGAAAATATCCTAAAACTTAACCCCGATTGTTTACAATGCAATGTTAAATCAACtaatttaaacgttttaatcaatgaaaagaatttaacaACCAATGATAATGAAATGTGGTTGgccgattttaataaaaatgcaaCTTGTTTTGAGGATTTTGTAacaatatcaattaaatttaaccaatttaCGTATTTATCAAGTTTAAAATTGTACAATTATAACCGCTCCTTGGATAAAACATGCATCGGTGTTAGTaaaatgaagatttatttGGATGGGAAAGCTTTAAACAACGAGATTTGGGTTAGACGAGCCCCCGGAAACgttttttatgatttcatgcaagaaattaattttaacgaagtcgaaaatatcgaaaattttcaaccGTGTGATATCCCAACAGGATTTGTTAtccaatttaacatattttcaacGTGGGGCGATCAGTATTATTGTGGGTTAAATGgtttggaaatttttaatgagTTTGGGCAAAAAATTCGTTTAGAGGAATCAA atatttgtgCTTACCCCGAGAGTATAAACGTTCTTTCTGATGTTGATAATGACACAAGAACTCCAGATAAATTGATCGATGGTATAAATACCGATAATATAGGCGCTCATTCTTGGTTAGCTCCAATTTTACCGAAATGTCTAAATAGAGTTTACATAGTTTTTGATAAACCAATGAAAATATCTCTCATTAAACTTTGGAATTACTCAAAAACACCGAAAAGAGGTGTCAAAGAATTCGCAGTTCTCATAGATGATTTATTAGTTTATAACGGAATTTTAGATGAATACTCTGCGTTACAAACGAAAAATTATAGATCGATAGTCTTTACAAGTTGTGAGGATGTTTTAAACACCGAAAAGTTAACACTTCTCAA GGAAAGCGGATCCGGACAAACTTTACTACTTAATCAAGAACTAAGAAACACTTCAGGAGGTTCTTTATCAGAAGCTGACCCCGCATTGCGCCCTTCTACCTCTGTGGCACCTTTAAAAAGGGCTATATCTAAAAGTCaataa
- the LOC111426465 gene encoding PRKR-interacting protein 1 homolog, with amino-acid sequence MSSGDEESKKPIVIRSTIDVQRLKLEKLMKNPDKPIMIPERPKERGMPVVPDFVRNVMGSSAGAGSGEFHVYRHLRRKEYARQKYMKEKGERERLENEYHEKLEENKRQAEQKTAKKRAKRLKKKKNLKRKRGNKDEKKSSSEESDDEEENENDDDDGKCDDNEKDEDNEKSEAEQINNEDENNKN; translated from the exons ATGTCTAGCGGGGATGAAGAATCAAAAAAACCCATCGTAATACGAAGTACTATAGATGTGCAACGATTAAAActcgaaaaattaatgaaaaatccc GATAAACCTATAATGATACCGGAGCGTCCGAAAGAACGCGGAATGCCGGTGGTTCCAGATTTTGTAAGAAACGTAATGGGATCGAGTGCTGGAGCTGGATCAGGTGAATTCCACGTTTATAGGCATCTAAGAAGAAAAGAGTACGCAAGGCAAAAGTATATGAAGGAAAAAGGAGAACGAGAACGGTTGGAAAATGAGTATCATGAAAAGTTAGAGGAAAATAAACGCCAAGCGGAACAAAAAACCGCTAAGAAACGTGCTAAAAGgttgaaaaagaagaagaatttgaaGCGGAAAAGGGGTAATAAAGACGAAAAGAAATCATCCAGTGAAGAAAGTGATGATGAAGAGGAGAATGAAAACGATGATGATGATGGAAAATGTGATGATAATGAAAAAGATGAGGATAATGAAAAAAGTGAAGCTGAACAAATAAACAATGAGgatgaaaataataagaattaa
- the LOC111426479 gene encoding protein aveugle codes for MVEDTSNTSNKSKVRTNRPISIYAWSAADVRKWFARHCADYQKYLGMFAQHEITGRSLLRITENTLLRIGIIDSDDRNAIWREILKLKLKTDIVEIKDMESRNLNYDYSVEFV; via the exons ATGGTCGAAGATACATCAAATACAAGCAACAAATCAAaa gttagaacCAATAGGCCTATATCTATTTACGCTTGGAGCGCGGCTGATGTGCGAAAATGGTTCGCAAGACATTGCGCGGACTATCAGAAATATCTCGGAATGTTCGCACAACATGAAATAACCGGCCGGAGTTTATTGAGGATCACAGAAAATACCTTACTCCGTATCGGCATTATTGACTCGGATGATCGCAACGCAATTTGGAGAGAGATTTTAAAGCTGAAGCTTAAAACCGATATCGTCGAAATTAAAGATATGGAAAGTAGGAATTTAAATTACGATTATTCTGTGGAGtttgtttaa
- the LOC111426515 gene encoding alpha-crystallin A chain-like produces the protein MSLLPFFFDDFAHHRPTRIINQHFGLGLEPEDFMMPSEFRVLPRIPNIYYRPWRSQAGERDAGSMVSFDKDKFQVNLDVQHFKPEEITVKATGDNTITIEGKHEEKEDEHGYISRQFTRKYILPKGHDIQKVESKLSSDGVLTITAPKINQNAIEDHREIPILQTGAPLKPALRQNSNIAKEEDKKE, from the coding sequence atgtctCTCCTCCCGTTCTTTTTCGACGATTTCGCCCATCATCGTCCAACAAGGATCATCAACCAACATTTCGGGCTCGGTTTGGAGCCGGAAGATTTCATGATGCCGTCTGAATTCCGGGTGTTACCCCGAATCCCGAACATTTATTACCGGCCATGGAGGAGCCAAGCCGGGGAACGCGACGCCGGATCGATGGTTTCCTTCGATAAGGATAAATTCCAAGTTAATCTTGATGTTCAACACTTTAAGCCGGAAGAAATCACCGTGAAAGCAACCGGCGATAACACTATTACCATCGAGGGAAAACACGAGGAAAAAGAAGATGAGCACGGTTATATTTCTCGCCAATTCACGAGGAAGTATATTTTGCCGAAAGGTCACGACATTCAAAAGGTCGAGTCGAAATTGTCTTCGGACGGGGTTTTGACCATCACCGCTCCGAAAATCAATCAGAATGCCATTGAGGATCATCGCGAAATTCCAATTTTGCAAACTGGGGCTCCGCTAAAACCGGCTCTCAGACAAAATTCTAACATTGCCAAAGAAGAGGATAAGAAAGAATGA
- the LOC111426514 gene encoding neuropeptide Y receptor type 1, with protein MNRFNNQGNKSSGVSLNSDYENSVMIDISNSTFINEIWLVTDTREIIIKTSAVLPVVLWGIFGNICLLYIIIKFRHLRSPTNLLIGNMAAADLASLLIHPWVVLVYDFFQNYQLGAFGCKVEAAIESAILMTSVINLSAISYDRLTAIVLPKETRLTRKGTKILMGITWIVGLIIASPLFFYRTYKERQWLDFLEKFCSENTIVINIYWHVIITILFWFPLIIMLLCYISIFIKLTKYDKVMKQQLKPSRTISYKTKAIKTMFIVVVTFMICRLPFTALIFYRNYLLKSNSISSQVQNQANGNYETLWFVSKYLVFVNAAINPVIYGLTNEKFRRALKSTGVAKFLFNFSKIERKMCYENDRHRIINEEEEPKKIFTKETVLNYSNRIFVIFKGGRGQKYVPEVDTSQTEIQKYTLK; from the exons ATGAATAGATTTAATAACCAAGGGAATAAATCTTCCGGAGTTAGTTTAAATTCCGATTATGAGAACTCCGTTATG attgatatctcaaattcAACATTCATCAACGAAATATGGCTCGTTACCGATACAAGAgagattattataaaaacctCGGCTGTTTTACCCGTGGTTTTATGGGGAATTTTCGGAAATATATGCCTTTTATACATAATCATTAAGTTTCGGCATTTAAGGAGCCCCACTAATTTATTGATTGGAAATATGGCAGCGGCCGATTTGGCTTCTTTGCTTATTCATCCTTGGGTAGTTTTGgtttacgatttttttcaaaattatcaattgGGGGCTTTCGGATGTAAAGTTGAAGCGGCTATTGAAT CTGCAATTTTGATGACGAgtgttataaatttaagtgCGATTAGTTACGATCGATTAACCGCGATAGTTTTACCTAAAGAAACGAGATTAACAAGGAAAGGAACGAAGATTTTAATGGGAATTACTTGGATTGTTGGGCTAATCATTGCTTCACCCCTATTTTTTTATCGAACTTataaa gagCGCCAATGGTtggatttcttagaaaaattTTGCAGTGAAAACACGATcgtaatcaatatttattggcACGTTATCATAACAATTTTGTTTTGGTTCCCTTTAATCATCATGTTACTTTGTTACATTagcatttttattaaa TTAACCAAATACGATAAAGTAAtgaaacaacaattaaaaccatCCAGAACAATCAGttacaaaacaaaagcgatcaAAACAATGTTCATCGTGGTCGTAACATTCATGATTTGTCGACTCCCATTCACCgcgttaattttttatagaaaCTACTTACTAAAAAGTAATAGCATTTCAAGTCAAGTTCAAAATCAAGCCAACGGAAACTATGAAACGTTATGGTTCGTTTCGAAGTACCTGGTTTTTGTAAATGCGGCAATTAACCCGGTTATTTACGGTTTAACTAACGAGAAGTTTCGGCGCGCTCTTAAATCGACGGGGGTTgctaaatttttgtttaattttagcaaaatcGAACGAAAAATGTGCTATGAAAATGATCGGCATCGAATCATTAACGAAGAGGAAGAACCTAAGAAAATTTTCACCAAAGAAACCGTTTTGAATTATAGTAATAggatttttgttatttttaaagggGGACGTGGGCAGAAATATGTACCGGAAGTGGATACTTCTCAAACCGAAATTCAAAAgtatacattaaaataa
- the LOC111426671 gene encoding uncharacterized protein, giving the protein MNRENRTLKSKSLNNEESPTKPPEKKESQTKRKKASSTTSTKRKSYRNPYLVFLAEFRRNHSNMSLMESSREAGKIWRNMNEAEKAPYNALARAAPKKPRKRRIKRQDSESKDDSFDTGSTSDTTDTESRSRTRSRSSNRKSKKFEKLKRKSQGKSRSRSTS; this is encoded by the coding sequence atgAACAGAGAAAATCGCACTTTAAAAAGTAAATCATTAAACAATGAAGAATCTCCAACAAAACCTCCCGAAAAAAAGGAAAGCCAAACAAAACGGAAAAAAGCTTCATCAACCACCTCAACTAAAAGAAAATCGTACAGAAACCCTTATTTAGTGTTCCTTGCGGAGTTTCGTAGGAACCATTCGAATATGTCTTTGATGGAAAGTAGCCGCGAAGCTGGTAAAATTTGGAGGAACATGAACGAAGCTGAAAAAGCGCCTTATAACGCCCTCGCGAGAGCTGCCCCTAAGAAACCAAGAAAACGCCGCATTAAGCGGCAAGATAGTGAGAGTAAAGATGATAGTTTCGATACTGGAAGTACAAGTGATACAACCGATACGGAATCGAGATCGCGGACACGATCTCGATCATCAAAccgaaaatcaaaaaaatttgagaaattaaaaagaaaaagtcaAGGAAAAAGCCGGTCTCGTTCTACTAGTTGA
- the LOC111426672 gene encoding uncharacterized protein isoform X1, whose product MGVSSSKAAYSMSTPTYVFVKDVIKSDKIVIFSKSYCPYCKLAKDVFDKINKKYTAIELDMRQDANDIQNVLEEITGARTVPRVFVNGECLGGGSDVKALYESGKLNNYFK is encoded by the exons ATGGGCGTTTCTAGTTCCAAGGCCGCTTACTCCATGTCTACTCCAACGTACGTTTTCGTTAAAGATGTTATTAAAAGTGACAAAATcgtcattttttcaaaatcttatTGTCCCTATTGCAAATTAGCCAAAGAT gtttttgataaaatcaataaaaaatacacaGCGATTGAGTTGGATATGAGGCAGGATGCGAACGACATACAAAACGTTTTGGAAGAAATAACAGGGGCAAGAACCGTTCCGAGAGTTTTCGTGAACGGGGAGTGTTTGGGAGGAGGAAGTGATGTCAAAGCGCTGTACGAAAGtggtaaattaaataattattttaaatag
- the LOC111426672 gene encoding uncharacterized protein isoform X2 codes for MSTPTYVFVKDVIKSDKIVIFSKSYCPYCKLAKDVFDKINKKYTAIELDMRQDANDIQNVLEEITGARTVPRVFVNGECLGGGSDVKALYESGKLNNYFK; via the exons ATGTCTACTCCAACGTACGTTTTCGTTAAAGATGTTATTAAAAGTGACAAAATcgtcattttttcaaaatcttatTGTCCCTATTGCAAATTAGCCAAAGAT gtttttgataaaatcaataaaaaatacacaGCGATTGAGTTGGATATGAGGCAGGATGCGAACGACATACAAAACGTTTTGGAAGAAATAACAGGGGCAAGAACCGTTCCGAGAGTTTTCGTGAACGGGGAGTGTTTGGGAGGAGGAAGTGATGTCAAAGCGCTGTACGAAAGtggtaaattaaataattattttaaatag
- the LOC111426366 gene encoding ras-related protein Rab-40C produces the protein MAEDQSRPPQKPYDYLLKFLLVGDSDVGKQEILSELDDGSSESPFCNGTAYKTTTILLDGKRVKLQLWDTSGQGRFCTIIRSYSRGAQGVLLVYDITNRWSFDGLDRWLKEVEEHAPGVPKVLIGNRLHLEFNRKVTERDARQYAVKHKMAFFEVSPLCNFNIIESFTELSRMTLQRNGMERLWRSNKVLSLQELCCRSIVTRTTVYGIEQLPLPSSVKSHLKSYALTTYSSQQLKYSHSQRKFGGKKRYLSTPTSPGGENPSCVPRNSCVLS, from the exons ATGGCCGAGGATCAATCTCGACCCCCGCAAAAACCCTacgattatttattaaaatttttattagttgGTGATAGCGATGTTGGGAAACAAGAAATCCTTTCCGAATTAGATGATGGTTCATCTGAGTCACCTTTTTGCAACGGAACTG CTTATAAAACGACAACGATTCTATTAGATGGAAAACGGGTCAAACTTCAATTATGGGATACATCCGGTCAAGGTCGTTTTTGCACAATAATTCGATCGTATTCGCGAGGAGCTCAAGGAGTCCTTTTAGTTTACGATATCACAAATCGTTGGTCATTCGATGGATTAGATCGATGGCTTAAAGAAGTTGAAGAACACGCGCCTGGAGTGCCAAAGGTTCTTATTGGAAATCGACTTCATTTGGAATTTAATCGTAAAGTTACTGAAAGAGACGCGCGCCAATACGCCGTTAAGCATAAAATGGCGTTTTTCGAAGTTTCTCCTCTATGTAACTTTAATATCATTGAAAGTTTCACTGAATTATCCCGAATGACTCTACAACGTAATGGTATGGAACGGTTATGGCGCTCAAATAAAGTGCTGTCGTTACAAGAATTATGTTGTCGTTCGATTGTAACACGAACGACTGTTTATGGTATTGAACAATTACCTTTACCGTCCAGTGTAAAATCTCATTTAAAATCGTACGCGTTAACGACGTATTCATCGCAACAATTAAAGTATTCGCACAGTCAGCGCAAATTTGGGGGTAAAAAGCGGTATTTAAGTACTCCGACGTCGCCGGGAGGTGAAAATCCAAGCTGTGTACCAAGAAATTCGTGTGTTTTATCATGA
- the LOC111426542 gene encoding ribosome biogenesis regulatory protein homolog encodes MGVISEILEENVSKASKFKSIEVNKPIDVDYDLGNLLVIDGNELDQQKILSKDCDDYILNLTRDNVQLLVNQIWTLETERRDEVIVAKLPEPTFPLPRSRPIPKPKKPTKWEQFAKAKGIQKKKKSKLSWDETLKRWVPLYGYRKNAAEAEKNWVIEVPQNADPYEDQFAKKQEVKSEKVAKNEFQRLRNIASGVKIPRTGVMPQIGSSKDLNIAATIAKSSTASLGKFQETLPKEKLARGVSEVLPGASRKRKMTHSGGAETELKDNVRIFDEVLKKRPKINVEKAVERSVGESEVRNRRKNKKNDQKKKPKGKKGERKGKNSGRKRR; translated from the exons ATGGGTGTTATCAGcgaaattttagaagaaaacgTCTCAAAAGCGtccaaatttaaatcaatcgAAGTTAACAAGCCTATAGACGTCGATTACGACCTGGGAAACCTCTTAGTTATTGACGGAAACGAATTAGATcagcaaaaaattttgag TAAAGATTGTGATGATTACATCCTAAATTTAACCCGAGATAACGTACAATTATTAGTAAATCAAATTTGGACTTTAGAAACGGAACGAAGAGACGAAGTCATCGTCGCGAAACTTCCCGAACCCACATTTCCATTACCCAGATCGAGACCAAttccaaaaccaaaaaaaccGACTAAATGGGAACAATTTGCAAAAGCAAAGGGAAtccaaaagaaaaagaaatcgaaaTTATCATGGGatgaaactttaaaacgtTGGGTACCCCTTTACGGGTACCGCAAAAACGCCGCGGAAGCCGAAAAAAATTGGGTCATCGAAGTGCCCCAAAACGCCGATCCATACGAAGACCAATTCGCTAAAAAACAAGAAGTTAAATCGGAAAAAGTTGCTAAAAATGAATTTCAAAGACTCAGAAATATCGCTTCGGGTGTTAAAATTCCTCGAACGGGGGTTATGCCACAAATTGGATCGTCGAAAGATTTAAATATAGCCGCAACGATCGCTAAATCTTCAACAGCAAGCTTGGGTAAATTCCAAGAGACTTTGCCAAAAGAGAAATTAGCACGTGGCGTGTCTGAAGTTCTTCCAGGAGCGTCTCGAAAGCGAAAGATGACGCATTCTGGGGGTGCCGAAACTGAATTAAAGGATAACGTGAGGATTTTTGATGAGGTGTTGAAGAAACGGCCGAAAATTAACGTTGAAAAGGCTGTTGAGAGGAGCGTTGGAGAAAGTGAAGTTAGAAATCGGaggaaaaataagaaaaatgatcAGAAAAAGAAACCGAAAGGAAAGAAGGGTGAAAGAAAAGGAAAGAATTCTGGAAGGAAACGTCGTTAG
- the LOC111426707 gene encoding HUWE1-associated protein modifying stress responses has protein sequence MDGDGDSWLSVWEQQCADLIEEQPDYEQSLTIESDNSHRKLWMVFQDAATSIAQLYRDRITADPSSLWVSFQTAAASVTALYKESCDIAKQSSEIAKQCGYQKRNGELLHWAKRKRKLIRREDLLAYLSGKPLPPRHAHHRLSPRPRNISPPPGVAPAHHQQNAFNADDLNTFTEALARNCTRRAVQPVGTDLCAFITGEIQRHCKRPASPSDVTMGSPTHPKKPRYM, from the exons ATGGATGGTGACGGTGATTCTTGGTTATCCGTTTGGGAACAACAATGCGCGGATTTGATAGAGGAGCAACCCGATTACGAACAGTCGTTGACAATAGAGTCGGATAATTCGCACAGGAAACTCTGGATGGTGTTTCAGGATGCCGCGACGTCGATTGCACAACTCTATCGag ATCGAATCACAGCTGATCCAAGCTCGCTTTGGGTATCTTTTCAAACAGCAGCAGCCTCGGTAACAGCTTTATATAAAg AATCTTGTGATATAGCCAAACAAAGTAGTGAAATAGCAAAACAGTGTGGGTATCAAAAAAGGAACGGAGAATTACTCCACTGGGCAAAACGGAAGCGGAAATTAATTCGCCGAGAAGATCTTTTAGCCTACCTTTCTGGGAAACCACTACCTCCGCGTCACGCACACCACAG gTTATCTCCGCGACCGAGAAATATATCACCACCACCAGGTGTGGCACCCGCTCATCACCAACAAAACGCGTTTAATGCGGACGATTTGAATACGTTTACGGAAGCGTTGGCGAGAAATTGTACGAGAAGAGCCGTACAACCAGTGGGTACTGATTTGTGCGCGTTTATTACGGGGGAAATTCAACGGCACTGTAAGCGTCCCGCGTCACCTTCGGATGTCACAATGGGGAGTCCAACTCATCCGAAAAAGCCGCGCTAcatgtga
- the LOC111426708 gene encoding uncharacterized protein encodes MQSIKKIATTSFKNWRFISNRTPILSQAEPQIEKIPIPPPSDTSIPASPKIEQLCSEITKLNLIEVSELSALLKKRLNLPDAPMVAAGTFAPAKQEDEEEAAPQKQKTSFTVKLMKFDDKQKVALIKEIKNLLEGMNLVQAKKFVESAPVVVKGDIAKDEAEKLKEALVKVGASIEIE; translated from the exons atgcaaagtattaaaaaaatcgcaaccACATCGTTCAAAAATTGGAGATTCATCTCAAATCg CACCCCAATTTTATCACAAGCCGAACCCCAAATAGAAAAAATCCCCATTCCACCCCCATCAGATACATCAATTCCAGCATCTCCAAAAATTGAACAACTTTGTTCGGAAATAACCAAATTAAACCTCATCGAAGTAAGCGAATTAAGCGCTTTATTAAAGAAGCGGTTAAATCTCCCCGACGCCCCCATGGTAGCGGCGGGCACTTTTGCCCCCGCGAAACAAGAAGATGAGGAAGAAGCGGCTccgcaaaaacaaaaaacttcttttactGTTAAGTTGATGAAATTCGACGATAAACAAAAAGTGGCtttaattaaggaaattaaGAATTTACTGGAAGGAATGAACCTGGTGCAAGCTAAAAAGTTCGTTGAAAGTGCCCCCGTTGTTGTTAAAGGGGATATTGCTAAAGATGAAGCGGAGAAACTTAAAGAAGCTTTGGTGAAAGTTGGGGCGTCAATAGAAATCGAATAA